The Candidatus Leptovillus gracilis genome segment GACAGGCTGATATGTTCATGCTCGCGCAGCAAGGCGACGCATTCGTTAGGGTCTGGTCCATACCCGATCAAATCCCCCAGGCACCAAATCAGATCCCATTGCCCATTGGCATCGGCCAGGACCGCTTCAAACGCCGCGAGATTGGCATGAATGTCTGAGATGATGAGTACTCGCATAAATTCGGCCTCTCTTATTGCCACATAAACAGCACAATCATACCATGATTAGCCAGGCAAGGTATAATAATTTGCGGTGGTTATGAACCGTGTATGAGGAACCAACAAACCAACAAGTCGCGCCAGAGCAGCGACTATTTCGAGGACTCATGAACAACGAACAGAGCGCGATTGGCTATATTATCGGCGGTGGATTGAAGGAGGGCTTTCGCATTCGGCTGACTGTGCCGGCCGACCAGGTGCAGGAAGGCAGCTTTTTGGTGTGCGATAACGGCCGTTTCCGTTACTACGGCCTGGTCACCGATTTGCAACTGGGCGCCACCGACCCCCGCTTCGCCGACGAAAAAACCGACCGGATGCACCCCGCCATCCAGGCAGCCCTCCTGGGCAAAACCCTCTACACCACCCTGGAAATGTACCCCACGCTGCTCATGGATCGCGGCCCGGAAGACCCCCACGATTACCTTGCCTGGCAAGAGCGCGTGCAGCGCGGCGAAGAGACGCCCGGCCCAAAACCGGTCAAAACCGTGCCCGCCCACCATGCGGCCGTGCGCCCGGCCAACGAAGCCGACGTCGCCCAAATTTTCGGCGAAGAAGGCCCCGGCGTCTTCCACATCGGCAATACCATCGAGCAGGGGTACAAAGTGTGCCTGGACCTGAACAAATTTGTCAAGCGCAGCAGCGGCATCTTCGGCGCGACGGGCACGGGCAAGAGCTTCCTGACGCGCATGGTGCTGGCCGGGTTGATGAAGGAAGACGTGGCCGCTGCCCTGGTTTTCGACATGCACAATGAATACGCCTTCGACGACGCCGACACCGACCGCGATACCCGTGTGCGCGGCCTGAAATCGTTGTTTGGCGGCAAGGTGCAGGTGGCGGCTCTGGGCGCGGGGGCGCAGGTGCGCGGCCATTCGCCTGATTTTACCCTGGAACTGGCCCTGACCGATTTCCAGACCAGCGATATTTTGCTGCTGTCGGAGGCGTTGAACCTTACGGATACGGCCGCCGTCACCCTGAACGCCCTGGAACGCGCCTTTGGGCAAACGTGGTTTAGCGAATTTATGAAATTGGAGCCGGGTGCGGTGGATGTGGACCCGGACAGCGGTAAAACCTTCCCAGCCGACAATTCGGTGGCTGCCTGGGCGCGGCAAAACAATGTCCATGAGAAAGCGGCGGAGGCGCTGCACCGCAAGTTGCAGCTCATTTATGACCGCAAGTATGTCACGGCCAATCCGGCCGGCGACCCGGTGCGGGCGATTATTGATAAGCTGGAAAACGGCCGTCACGTCATCCTCGGCTTTGGCGAATACGACAACGACCTGGACTACCTGCTGGTCTCCAACATTCTCACGCGCAAAATCCGCCAACAGTGGGTGAAGAAAACGGAAGACCACAAAACATTGGGCATGGCCGCGCCACGGCCGCTGCTCATCGCCATCGAAGAAGCCCACAAGCTGCTCAATCCCCAACTGGCCGGGCAAACCGCTTTTGGCATCATCGCCCGCGAACTGCGCAAATACTTTGTCACGCTGCTGGTGGTGGACCAACGGCCGTCGGGCATAGACGACGAGATCATGTCCCAATTGGGCACACGCATCACCGGCTGGTTGGGCGACGAAGACGACATCCGCGCCGTGCTTACCGGGCTGGCGGGGCGGGACCAACTGCGCGGCATGTTGGCCCGTTTACAAGAGAAGGAAGAGGTGCTGCTGCTTGGTTGGGGCGTCAAAATGCCCATCCCGGTCAAATCGCGCCGTTACGATGAACGTTTTTACGACGCCATCAAGGGGCGCAAGGAAAGCCAGCCACGCAGCAGCCTGACGGCCAAATCCCTGGACGACCTCAACGACGACTTGTTTGGTTGAGATGGGTGGTTAAATCTGGAAGCCGCCCCGGTAGGGGATCACTTTGTAGCTGAAGTCCAGCACGAAACGAGACAGTTCATCATTCACGGCCGTCCAGCTTTCGCTGGTCAACACCTGGTTCATGGTTTCCAGGTCTTCACACACGAAGCCGATCAGTCGGTTGGGCGCCGCGCCATAGGCTGTATGCCATGCTTCGCTCATTTGCAAGCCCATAGATTGCAAAATGGGCACATAGCGACCCATTACAAACTGGTAATATTCTTGCATGGCTTCCGGTTTCACTTCATAGCTCAACAAGAGCTTGTAGCCTAATATTTTTTCTTTCATGGTTTACTCCAGCTCCCTGGTAATATTAGCCGATGGTATGGTAAAGGCAAATGCACTGCCCTGTCCATACACACTGTGAAACCGGATTCCGCCGCCTTGCGCTTCCACCATTTTTTTGACAATAGACAGGCCCAAACCCCAACCAACCTGCTCACGCACCGCCTCGTCTTCGGCGCGGAAAAACTGGGTGAACAGCCGGGCCTGGTTTTCTTCGGAGACGCCAATGCCGTTGTCTTGGACGGCTATTTCCACACACCCCTCTTGTGGTTGGACGTGGATGGTGATACGGCCGTACGCCGGCGTATATTTATGGGCATTGCTCACCAGATTGGTAAGTACCTGGCTGATGCGGCGTGGGTCGGCGGATACGGCCGTGTTCCCCTCCGCCACGACCACTTCCAGCGACTGCTCCCGCGCGGTTAGCTGCTGCCGAAAATTATCCGCCACTTCCTCCACTACCTCTCGCGCATCAAAAACCGCCATCTCAAACTGCATACGGCCGCTTTCCATATGGTTAATGTCCGACAAATCCCGAATCAGCACACTCATGCGCTCCAGATTGCGCTTGATCACGCCCAAAAACTGCTTTTGCTGCTCGTTCAATTCACCGGTCATGCCGCTCATAATCAGGTCGGTATACCCTTTGATAGAGGTCATCGGCAGGCGCAGTTCGTGCGTCACCACGGAAACAAAGTCACTCTTGGCCTTATTGGCCGCCTGAATCGCTTCATACAGCCGCGCATTTTTTATGGCGACGGCCGCCCGGTCGGCCAGGCGCTCCACAAAGGCCACATCTTCGTCGGTGATGGTCTGCGGATTCTGGCTGGCCAGGGTGATCAGACCGGCCACCCGGCCATCTTGTTTGATGGGCACAGCTAATTGGGCGGCAGTGGCCCGGCCGTCTATCGCTTCGGCCTTGCTAACCTGCTCCAACAACACAGACTGCCCCATCGCCAATACCTGCGCCAACACCGGGTGATCCAGCGCCACGCTGCTGCGCCGCTGCTGCGCCGGCGCGCCGCTGGTTACCAACAGCCGCAAAACCTGACCCTCCTCGGTCTCCGCCAACAGACCAATGGAGCCAGAATCGGCCGTGGTCATCGCCAACGCCCAGGTCACGGCCGAACTCAACACCTGGTTCAGTTCCAACGAGCGATTCAACTGCTGGTCAATCTGCTGGAAAACGGTCAATTCCTCCACCCGGCGGGCCAGGGCGTGGTCGGTTTGGGTAAACAACCGGGCATTGTCTATGGCGATGGCCGACTGGTTGGCAAACGTGCCCAGCAGTTCCAGGTCTGCCTCCTTAAACACGCCGCTGAACAGCCGGTTATCCACATACACCGCGCCGATTATGCGCGCCCGCGCCCGCAGCGGCGCACACATGATGGAGCGTAGTTGGTAGCCAATGACGCTCTGTTGATCGGAGAAGCGCTCATCTTCCTGGGCGTTGCTGGTGAGGATGGCGTCGCCGGTGGTGGCTGCCCGCTGTAAGACAGTGCGGCTGATTTGCATGGAAGCGCCCTCAATGGTTTCACGGTCTACGTTGCGCGCCGCTTCTGTGTGCAGTTGGCCGGTCGCGTCATCAAAAAGCATTAAAAAGCCCCGTTCCGCGCCCGTCAGCAAAATAATGGCGTCCATCACCTGATTCAGCACTTCGCCTAAATCCAGGCTGGCGCCAAGCTGGGAGCTGACTTCATATAAGGCTGCCAGGCGGGCTTGTTCAACGTTGTTAGATTGATTGGTCATTCGGAGGACCTCAGTATGATATGTTGATAATACGCACATTCGGTTTGTAAGACGCAAATCTGGCATTTGGGATTGCGCGCATGGCAAGTTTCACGGCCGTGTCGGATCAAATTCAGGTGCATGGCATAAAAACTCTCTGGTTCGCCCAACGCTTCCAAAATATCGTGGGCTTTATCGGCCGTCACCTTTGCCCCAATTAGCCCCAGCCGCCCGGTAATGCGATGCACATGGGTGTCCACCGGGAACGCCGGCCGATCAAAGGCAAACAGCAGAATGATGGCCGCCGTTTTGCGCCCCACCCCTTTGATCGTCGTCAGCCAGTCGCGGGCTGCCGCCAGCGGCATCTCCGCCAGGAAATCGAGTGAGATTTCACCGCGCGCTTCATAGACGTAGCGCAGCGCCGCCTGGATGCGCGGCCCTTTCTGGTTCGCCAGTCCGGCCGGCCGAATCGTGGCGATCACGTCGGCTTCTGGGGCGTTCATCACGCTTTCCCAGTCCGCGTAGCGCGCTTTGAGGGCGTAAAAGCCTTTGTCGCGGTTGCCGTCGGAGGTGGATTGGGACAGGATGGTGGAGACCAATTCATCCACCGGTGGCAGATGCCGCCGCCACTGTGGTTGGCCGTAAATGTCGGCAAGTTGTTGGTAAACGGCCGTATACTTCTGCCTCAATGCCTGATCAGACGCTATGTTCATACCTGCTCCATTGTAATCTCAGACGGGATTATACCACGCATAAATGGCGTGAAATATTGCCGGTGGCCGACGGTGAATTACGTTTTCACCAGGCGCTGGCGGGTCATCAGGCGGTCTTGCAGGGCGGCCAGGGTTTCTTGCCGTTCGCTGGCCGTAAAGTTGAGGCTGTCAAACACGGCCGTATCCAACCGCATCCTGTCCGCCTGCGCCAATTCATCTTCCGTGGGCAATAACGGCCGTGCGGTCAGCGCGGTGAAAGCGGCCGTTAGCTCATCCACCTGCGCTGCTGCCAGGCGGCGGGGGTCCGGCAGGAAAATCTGGCCCAATTCATACGCGGCCAGCCACAACACGCCGGCGCCAAAATTCAGCCGCCCTTGCAGTTCACACTGCAAGGCAAACCAGGCGCTGTTCAGCAGCGCCGCCGTCGCCGCCAGCGGCGCGTCTGGCGGCAGAATGACCTGGTAGAGCTGCTGGTCTACCAGCAGGCCATCATCCAGCAGTGGGGCCACATGCCGCCGCCACACCCCTTTGGGCAGGACGATCTGCGCTGTTGGTTGAACCGCCAGGTTGTACCATGGTTGGCGTGCGGCGCATGTCGTGCGTTGGTGGAAGCCCTGGCTTTCACCCCAGGCCAGGTAAGCGGCTGCGGCCGTGCCCGCCAGGTCGGCCCCCGGCGGGATCCACAGGAGTTCGTGGCGGCAGTGGACGGCCGTCAGGCGCAGCGTCTCCAGGCCGCGCAGCGATTTGAGCAGCGGGCGGCGAAACGCTGATTCCAACTGCCACTTAGTCACGGTGGCCTTGTCCAGGTAAAAAAAGGTATTGGCCCCGGTGGTGAAACCACGCTGCACCACCGCCCAATCCTGTAAACAAACCATCTGCACTTCTTCGCGCCGCCGCCGATATACGTCTGGCGCGCGCAGGGCCAGCCCCCACCTGGCCGCCGGGCGCAGATCGCTTTGGGTGACAACGCGCACGGCCGTTTCCGGCGTCTCGCGGCTGTCGTTGGGCAGCAGGCGGGGGATGATCTGCTCCAGGATGGTCAGGCGGCGGGGGTCATGGGCCGGGTAGGGGATGAGGCTGCGTAACGGCCGTTTCAACCGCACCAACCGCACCTGGTTATCGGCCCGCCGGTTTGTCCCACTGCATTTTTCCAGCACCACCAGGCAGGTGTTGACTTTGGCGTCATCAAACCAACGTTCAACGTTTGATTCGATGATGGCGAGGATTTTGAAATGGTCGAGTAAAAATTGCTTTAGCTCTTTGCCATAGGCCACGTCCAGCCAGCCATTGGGCACGACAAAACCAAAGCGCCCCCCTTCGCGCAAAAACTGCGCCCCGTGCAGAAAGAAGTAAGCGTGCAGCCCAGAGCGTCCGCCCAGGCTCTCCCACAGTGGGCGCGGCATGAGCAGCCGTTTGTCGTCGGCTTCTGGCATGGTGTGGGCCGGGGGTAGGTCGTCGAAGAGGTCTAGCTGACGGCCGTCAGCCGTCGGCAGGCGGCCAATCCATTCAGCGCGGGTGTAGGGTGGGTTGCCGATGATGACGTCGAAGGCGGGGGGCAGATCGTTGGTTCCCGGCTGGAGGGTGAAGAAGCTGCGGCTGAGAATATGGGCCTGGGGCAGGGCGGCCTGGGCGCGCGCAGCCGTGTCCGGGTCTAATTCCACGCCCCACAACACATCAGGCGGCGCGTCTGGGCCATCGGCCAACCAACCCAGCAGCCGGGCCGCGCGGGCCAGAAACGCGCCCTGGCCGCAAGAGGGGTCTAGTAAACGGTCAGACGGCCGTCGCAGGCAAAACCCCAACAACAAATCTGCCACGTCCGTTGGTGTTTCATACTGGCCCAGGGTATGTTGTTTGTCTGGCATATGCTGTTTCCCTTCCCACAAGGTCGCGCTGCGGCCGCGTTGTCATCTCTGCTGCGGCATGTTGTCCATTGTAACACAAGTGGTCAGGGCGTCGTCGGGGCAAATTGCTGCCAAACCTGCCAGGTTTCTGAAACCTGGCAGGTCTTCTAGCCATTCAGTCTGAACTGCCCGCTTTTACCTGGTAGGGCGCACATTGGTCCAGGGTTTGGCGCACGTTGATGATGCCTTTGCCCAGGTGAGGGTCGGTCACGGCCGTTAGCCCACATTCAATGATCTGGCGCACTTCCGGGGGCGACAACTGCCCCCCGCCCCGCTCGATGACCAGAGCCGCCAACCCAGAGACCAGCGGCGTGGCAAACGAAGTGCCGCTCCAGTAGGCAAAGCCGGTGTTGCTGTCGGTTTTGATGACCGGACCAATGACGGCCGTTGGGCAATCTTGCCCGCCGCAGACATCGTTGGCGGGGATGAAATGGGTGGGATTGGTGGGGTCAGGACGGCCGTCGCCGCCCGGCGCGGCCAGGTCGCCGCGGTTAGAAAAACAGCCCCGACCCTGTTCGTAATTACTGCCAGCCACGCCGATGATCGGCGACCAGTTGGCCGGCAAGTTGGCCGGTTCTGGCTGGGGCAGGTTGGCCGAATCGTTGCCGGCGGCAGCCACGACGACGATTTTGGCGCACTGCGCCGCCCGCAAAATGTCGCGCAGCGACTGCACCCCCACCGGCAGGTTAAAGCCTGCCTCATCCGGCGGCACGCGGATGCCCAGGCTGAGGTTGATGACGGCGCCAATGATGTCCGACGGCCGTTGGCCGGGCGCATTGGCCTTCACAAAGTCGAACAATGCCTGGTTTAGGCTGAATAGGTCCCCCTTGTTGTTGCGGTTCAAGACGCGAATCAGGTGAATGTCGGCCGCCGGGGCGACGGCGTGGGCCAGACCGGCGGCAAAAACGCCATGGTTGCTCAGGTCTTTTTGGGCGTTGTCTATGGCCGGTACAGGGTAATTGGCAAGCTGGATGCTGAGCGGCGCCGGCTCTGTGACCCAATCCAGGGCGCGGTGGCTGCCGGCCATCACTAGCCGGTCATCATAAGGCGACGTATCAAACACGCCAATGCGCACGCCGCGTCCACTGCCCGGCGGCCGCGCGCCCGATAGTTCGATCTGCTGCAAAGCCCACTGCTTCAGGAACAATTCCGGCGGCGCGCTCTGGCTGTCCGCGCCGGAGCTGCCCGTTGGGTCCCAGGGGCTGCCGGTGGGGTCCCACGGGCTGCCGGTTGGATCCCAGGGATGACCGGAAAGCCAGTTGGGTTCGGCGCGCACGGCGCTGCCCCGGCCTACGGCCCGATTGATGGCGGCGATGGCCGCGGCCACGGCGGCCTCGCTGCCGCTGAGCTGGTAGAGGTTGATGACAAAATCGGCAAAATCGCCGTCGGCGCAGTCGTTCAGGCAGATGCGCGTGTCGGCGTCCAGCGCGCCAAAGGTGATGCGGCGCAGTGGTTCGGGGCGAATGATGGCCTCGGCGGCTTGCACAGCGGCGGCTACCTGCGCTGCCGGCCCACTGACGATGACCTGGTCCTGGACGTAAAATTCTTCGGGTGGATACTCTTGTCGGGACGGTTCCGGTGGCTCAGTGGGAGGTGACGGCCGTTCCTCGCCCATCAGCCCGCCGACCAGTCCCAGCAGGAGCAAGAACAATATCAGGAGCAGCCAGCCTGGCGCATCCAACCAGACCAGGATGGCCAGCACCAAAATGAGTACGAATACTAAACCTTGTGTCGAACGATTTTGCATGGATAGTTTCCTCCTTCGTAAACGGGAGCGCGGACGTCCCGTCCGCTCTGGCAGGCGAGACGCCTGCGCTCCCAGGGTTTTTATTCATGGTGGTCAGCCGCAGCCGGTGAAGCCTCCTTCGATCAATCGCCGTTGGCGGGGGCAAACCCGTTTATCTGCCTACTTCTAGGTGAACACGGAGGCTCGCCCTACTATAAATAGACGAGAAAATTGCGCTTATTGCGGCACGGCCGTTACAATGGCCCCGTATCACCCACCAGAAAAAAGGGCGCCCAAAAGTAAGGATGTTGGTCTATGATGTGCAGCTGCGCCTGGCGCAAGGCGCTGCCCTTACTCGCTCCGGTGGTTAGCGCCCGGTAAAAATTGCCCATCAAGGCGGCGGTGGACATGTCTTCAACCGGCCAAAATGTAGCCAGCAGCGAAGCCGCGCCGGCCGACAGGAAGGCGCGCATTAACCCCAACAGTTCATCACCGCCGCCTACCAGGCTGCGCCCGGTTTGGCAGGCGCTCAGCGTCACCAGGGAGGCTTGCAGGCGCAGGTTGAAGATGTCTAGGGTTGTCAGCCAGCCATCGGCCAGGGCCAGGCCGGAAAAGAGGGGATTGTCGGGGCGAAATTCGCCATGAGTCGCCAGGTGAATCAGGCGATAGCTGGCGGTGTGTTGGCGCAGATTTTCCAGGGTGGCTTCTTGTTCCAGCAGGGTGGTTCCGCCCCACATCTGGGCGATGCTTTGGGCTTCGTGGGGGGCATGGGGCAAACGGCCGTCACCCGAATAGCCCAGAGCCAATAAACCACCGTCGGCGCGCACGGCCGTCTGGCAGTAACGCAGCATACTGGCCGAGGGGAGGTAGCTCATCTCAAACTGCGCCAGCAGGTATGCCTGCCCATCAAACAAGGCGTGGCAAGGCAAATAATGGAGCGGCCCGTGCGGCACGACGATGAGCCGCTGATACCCCTGGAGCAAGGGGCGCACCGGCGCGAACAATTGTTGGTATAGTTTGTGCAAAATGCCCCGCGCATTGTCGGCCAGGGCTGTCTGCCGCGCCGGATGGCTGTGGGGCACGGCGCGCAAATTCAGCCAGAGCAGTTGGAGGAGCTGCTGCACCTGGGCCAGGCTAACAGGCAGCCGGGCCGCCCGGACTTCCTGGCGTGTGACCAGAAATACGACGATCTGGTCGTGCAAACTGAAAAATTCTAGCAGGATTGTGGCGTCATCGAGATAGGGTTGGATGGGTTCGGTGTGGACCTGCCAGAGGGTGGCTTCCTGGGCATAAGCCGCGTTGCGCACCAGCAGTTTGTGCCAGACGGCGGTGATCTCTTTTTCCACGTCGGCGACGCGCTGGCCGATGGTTTGTTGGGCGGACAATTGGGCGGTGTAATCTTCGCGCTGTCCCGGTTGTTCGCCGGTTTGCCAGCGGCGGTAAAGATTATCGCGTTCGGCGCGCAGGGCGAGAATCTGTTCAACCAGGGGTTGGTCGGCTGGGCTGCGGGCTTCGATGCGCAGGTCCAGGCGGTTAGCCAGCAGGTCGCGCAGGGCGCGCGATTTGGCCCGTTCGGCGATGTTCAGGGCGGCTTCCGGCTGTTCGTCGGCCAGATATAGGTCCACCACGTCTTCGTATAGGCGCATTTTGTCCTGGGCAAAGTCGGCGCGGTATTCCAGCATCAGGCGGCCGACCAGTTGTTCCAGCGCGGCAATGCCTTGCTGCCAGGCGGACAAAGCGGCCGGGCGGTCGCCTTGCCGGGCGGCCAAAGCGCCTTGCAGATGGTAGCCCTGGTAGGTGAGGGTGGGCAGGTTGTGGGCGGTGGCGATGGACAGAACGGCCGTCACCATCTCTTCTGCTTTCTCCAGTTTATTCAGGGCCAGCGCAGACTGGGCGGCCAGCAGCCAGGCGCGGGCCTGGCCCAGCGGTTGGTTGTGTTCCCGGTAAACGGCTTCGGCCAACCGGGCCAGGGTCAGCGCGTCTTCAGCCTGCTGTTGGCTCAGCAGCAGCGCGGCGATGTGCAAATCGGCGTCGGCCAGGGCGCTGCGATTGCCTTCTTGTTCAAAGAGGGCGCGAGCCTCCAGCAGCGAGGCCAGGGCTTCGGCGTGCTGCCCCAGGCCGGTGAAGGCGTGGGCTTCGTGCAGCAGGCAGCGGCCAATTTCGTAAGGCGCGCCGAGTTGGTCGAACAACTGGCGGGCGCGGCGGCATTTTTCCAGCGCTTCGCCGAAGCGGCGCAGTTGGAGCAGGCAGTCGCTGGTGAAGAGTTCAACCAACATGGCGTGGCGGGAACGGCCGTCTTGTCGGAAGCCTTCACCGGCGGCGTCTAACAGGGTCAGGGCTTCGTTGTAGCGGCCCAGGACGAAGTAGGTGAGGGCCAGGTTTTGTTGGGCGCGGGCGGTGTCTACGGCTGCGCCGCGTTGGGTGTAGGTTTGCAGCAGGCTTTGGTTGACGGTGATGGATTCGGTGAAGCGGCCCAGGTTGCGCAAGATGATGGCCCGGTTCATTTCCACGACCAATAGGCGGTCTTGGGCCTGGTCGCCGGATGCCTGGTAGAGGCTGCGGGCCTGGTCTAGCAGGGTCAGGGCGGCGGTATCTTGCCCTAAACGGCCGTGAATGATCGCCAAATTTACCGTCAGTTCGGCCAGGGGCAGCCATTCCTGGGCTTCGCGGAAAACCTGGCCGGCCCATTCGCCGATGGACAGCGCTTCGGTGTAATGGCCCAGGTTGGCGAGGGCGTAGATTTTGCCGTTTTGCGACCAGGCTTGTTCGAGTTTGTGTTGGTGACGGCCGTAAATGGCCGCTGCTTCGTCGTAGCAGGCAATGCCCCGGCGGTAATCGCTGCCACCGATGGCGTAGGCGTTGCCCTCTGCGCGCAGCCCCAGGGCGTGGAAAAGTGGATTGCCGGTCAACTCCGCCATCCATTTGATTAGACCAGCCACGTGCAGGCAGCACTGTAAATCGGTGCGCATGTAACGGTCGGCCTGTTGTTTGAGCAGCCGGGCAATTTCATCTTGCGCCGCCGGCGGATAACGGTGTAGGTGGGTCGCCAAGCGGCCGCGCTGGGCTGTCTCCGGCAGCAGCAGAAGTTTGTCTACAAAGGTTGGCGGCTTGAGCGGTGGTCTATGAATCGTTT includes the following:
- a CDS encoding ATP-binding protein, with protein sequence MNNEQSAIGYIIGGGLKEGFRIRLTVPADQVQEGSFLVCDNGRFRYYGLVTDLQLGATDPRFADEKTDRMHPAIQAALLGKTLYTTLEMYPTLLMDRGPEDPHDYLAWQERVQRGEETPGPKPVKTVPAHHAAVRPANEADVAQIFGEEGPGVFHIGNTIEQGYKVCLDLNKFVKRSSGIFGATGTGKSFLTRMVLAGLMKEDVAAALVFDMHNEYAFDDADTDRDTRVRGLKSLFGGKVQVAALGAGAQVRGHSPDFTLELALTDFQTSDILLLSEALNLTDTAAVTLNALERAFGQTWFSEFMKLEPGAVDVDPDSGKTFPADNSVAAWARQNNVHEKAAEALHRKLQLIYDRKYVTANPAGDPVRAIIDKLENGRHVILGFGEYDNDLDYLLVSNILTRKIRQQWVKKTEDHKTLGMAAPRPLLIAIEEAHKLLNPQLAGQTAFGIIARELRKYFVTLLVVDQRPSGIDDEIMSQLGTRITGWLGDEDDIRAVLTGLAGRDQLRGMLARLQEKEEVLLLGWGVKMPIPVKSRRYDERFYDAIKGRKESQPRSSLTAKSLDDLNDDLFG
- a CDS encoding S8/S53 family peptidase, whose protein sequence is MQNRSTQGLVFVLILVLAILVWLDAPGWLLLILFLLLLGLVGGLMGEERPSPPTEPPEPSRQEYPPEEFYVQDQVIVSGPAAQVAAAVQAAEAIIRPEPLRRITFGALDADTRICLNDCADGDFADFVINLYQLSGSEAAVAAAIAAINRAVGRGSAVRAEPNWLSGHPWDPTGSPWDPTGSPWDPTGSSGADSQSAPPELFLKQWALQQIELSGARPPGSGRGVRIGVFDTSPYDDRLVMAGSHRALDWVTEPAPLSIQLANYPVPAIDNAQKDLSNHGVFAAGLAHAVAPAADIHLIRVLNRNNKGDLFSLNQALFDFVKANAPGQRPSDIIGAVINLSLGIRVPPDEAGFNLPVGVQSLRDILRAAQCAKIVVVAAAGNDSANLPQPEPANLPANWSPIIGVAGSNYEQGRGCFSNRGDLAAPGGDGRPDPTNPTHFIPANDVCGGQDCPTAVIGPVIKTDSNTGFAYWSGTSFATPLVSGLAALVIERGGGQLSPPEVRQIIECGLTAVTDPHLGKGIINVRQTLDQCAPYQVKAGSSD
- a CDS encoding SAM-dependent DNA methyltransferase; its protein translation is MPDKQHTLGQYETPTDVADLLLGFCLRRPSDRLLDPSCGQGAFLARAARLLGWLADGPDAPPDVLWGVELDPDTAARAQAALPQAHILSRSFFTLQPGTNDLPPAFDVIIGNPPYTRAEWIGRLPTADGRQLDLFDDLPPAHTMPEADDKRLLMPRPLWESLGGRSGLHAYFFLHGAQFLREGGRFGFVVPNGWLDVAYGKELKQFLLDHFKILAIIESNVERWFDDAKVNTCLVVLEKCSGTNRRADNQVRLVRLKRPLRSLIPYPAHDPRRLTILEQIIPRLLPNDSRETPETAVRVVTQSDLRPAARWGLALRAPDVYRRRREEVQMVCLQDWAVVQRGFTTGANTFFYLDKATVTKWQLESAFRRPLLKSLRGLETLRLTAVHCRHELLWIPPGADLAGTAAAAYLAWGESQGFHQRTTCAARQPWYNLAVQPTAQIVLPKGVWRRHVAPLLDDGLLVDQQLYQVILPPDAPLAATAALLNSAWFALQCELQGRLNFGAGVLWLAAYELGQIFLPDPRRLAAAQVDELTAAFTALTARPLLPTEDELAQADRMRLDTAVFDSLNFTASERQETLAALQDRLMTRQRLVKT
- a CDS encoding GAF domain-containing sensor histidine kinase, encoding MTNQSNNVEQARLAALYEVSSQLGASLDLGEVLNQVMDAIILLTGAERGFLMLFDDATGQLHTEAARNVDRETIEGASMQISRTVLQRAATTGDAILTSNAQEDERFSDQQSVIGYQLRSIMCAPLRARARIIGAVYVDNRLFSGVFKEADLELLGTFANQSAIAIDNARLFTQTDHALARRVEELTVFQQIDQQLNRSLELNQVLSSAVTWALAMTTADSGSIGLLAETEEGQVLRLLVTSGAPAQQRRSSVALDHPVLAQVLAMGQSVLLEQVSKAEAIDGRATAAQLAVPIKQDGRVAGLITLASQNPQTITDEDVAFVERLADRAAVAIKNARLYEAIQAANKAKSDFVSVVTHELRLPMTSIKGYTDLIMSGMTGELNEQQKQFLGVIKRNLERMSVLIRDLSDINHMESGRMQFEMAVFDAREVVEEVADNFRQQLTAREQSLEVVVAEGNTAVSADPRRISQVLTNLVSNAHKYTPAYGRITIHVQPQEGCVEIAVQDNGIGVSEENQARLFTQFFRAEDEAVREQVGWGLGLSIVKKMVEAQGGGIRFHSVYGQGSAFAFTIPSANITRELE
- a CDS encoding CHAT domain-containing protein, translated to MLLPVIPEQTIHRPPLKPPTFVDKLLLLPETAQRGRLATHLHRYPPAAQDEIARLLKQQADRYMRTDLQCCLHVAGLIKWMAELTGNPLFHALGLRAEGNAYAIGGSDYRRGIACYDEAAAIYGRHQHKLEQAWSQNGKIYALANLGHYTEALSIGEWAGQVFREAQEWLPLAELTVNLAIIHGRLGQDTAALTLLDQARSLYQASGDQAQDRLLVVEMNRAIILRNLGRFTESITVNQSLLQTYTQRGAAVDTARAQQNLALTYFVLGRYNEALTLLDAAGEGFRQDGRSRHAMLVELFTSDCLLQLRRFGEALEKCRRARQLFDQLGAPYEIGRCLLHEAHAFTGLGQHAEALASLLEARALFEQEGNRSALADADLHIAALLLSQQQAEDALTLARLAEAVYREHNQPLGQARAWLLAAQSALALNKLEKAEEMVTAVLSIATAHNLPTLTYQGYHLQGALAARQGDRPAALSAWQQGIAALEQLVGRLMLEYRADFAQDKMRLYEDVVDLYLADEQPEAALNIAERAKSRALRDLLANRLDLRIEARSPADQPLVEQILALRAERDNLYRRWQTGEQPGQREDYTAQLSAQQTIGQRVADVEKEITAVWHKLLVRNAAYAQEATLWQVHTEPIQPYLDDATILLEFFSLHDQIVVFLVTRQEVRAARLPVSLAQVQQLLQLLWLNLRAVPHSHPARQTALADNARGILHKLYQQLFAPVRPLLQGYQRLIVVPHGPLHYLPCHALFDGQAYLLAQFEMSYLPSASMLRYCQTAVRADGGLLALGYSGDGRLPHAPHEAQSIAQMWGGTTLLEQEATLENLRQHTASYRLIHLATHGEFRPDNPLFSGLALADGWLTTLDIFNLRLQASLVTLSACQTGRSLVGGGDELLGLMRAFLSAGAASLLATFWPVEDMSTAALMGNFYRALTTGASKGSALRQAQLHIIDQHPYFWAPFFLVGDTGPL
- a CDS encoding endonuclease III encodes the protein MNIASDQALRQKYTAVYQQLADIYGQPQWRRHLPPVDELVSTILSQSTSDGNRDKGFYALKARYADWESVMNAPEADVIATIRPAGLANQKGPRIQAALRYVYEARGEISLDFLAEMPLAAARDWLTTIKGVGRKTAAIILLFAFDRPAFPVDTHVHRITGRLGLIGAKVTADKAHDILEALGEPESFYAMHLNLIRHGRETCHARNPKCQICVLQTECAYYQHIILRSSE